The proteins below come from a single Elgaria multicarinata webbii isolate HBS135686 ecotype San Diego chromosome 11, rElgMul1.1.pri, whole genome shotgun sequence genomic window:
- the LOC134405675 gene encoding olfactory receptor 10A4-like, with amino-acid sequence MQALLFWLVLTFYLVALAGNSMILILTITDLTLHTPMYFFLQNLSFLEIGYTSSVIPKMLEHLLSENLTMSFVGCGIQMYFFIVCGITECCLLCVMAYDRYIAICKPLRYSCIMSPAECIQLAAISWTIGILVALGQSVSIFTLPFCGPGRISHFFCDVLPVLRLATTDTFKNEVAVATVTVVFVLVPFFLILLSYVLIISTILRMPVAKNRHKAFSTCSSHLIVVSLFYGTITFIYIRPKSTYSLDSDRILSLLYTVVTPTFNPIIYSLRNKEIRTAFKKSMSPQIFNYSSLVIGKAQKISSSHL; translated from the exons ATGCAGGCCCTTCTGTTTTGGCTGGTCCTAACATTCTACTTGGTGGCCTTGGCTGGCAACAGCATGATATTGATCCTAACCATTACCGATTTGACCCTTCACACACCAATGTACTTCTTCCTCCAGAACTTGTCCTTCTTGGAAATTGGCTACACGTCATCTGTCATCCCTAAGATGCTAGAGCATTTACTGTCAGAGAATCTCACCATGTCCTTTGTGGGCTGCGGCATTCAGATGTATTTCTTCATTGTCTGTGGCATCACAGAGTGTTGCCTTCTCTGTGTCATGGCGTACGATCGCTACATCGCCATATGTAAACCCCTGCGATATTCATGCATCATGAGCCCCGCAGAATGCATCCAGTTGGCTGCCATCTCATGGACCATTGGTATTTTGGTGGCTTTGGGGCAGTCTGTTTCAATATTTACTCTTCCTTTCTGCGGGCCTGGTAGAATCAGCCATTTCTTCTGCGACGTTTTACCAGTTTTGAGACTGGCCACTACAGACACCTTCAAGAATGAAGTGGCAGTTGCCACAGTAACCGTAGTTTTTGTCCTGGTGCCTTTTTTTCTCATCCTCCTGTCCTATGTCCTCATCATCTCCACCATCCTAAGGATGCCTGTGGCCAAGAACAGGCACAAAGCATTCTCCACCTGTTCCTCACATCTCATTGTTGTCTCACTGTTCTATGGAACCATCACTTTCATCTACATTAGACCTAAATCAACCTATTCCCTTGATAGTGACAGGATCCTTTCCCTCCTATACACAGTAGTGACACCAACATTTAACCCAATCATTTACAGTCTGAGGAATAAAGAAATAAGAACTGCTTTCAAGAAATCA atgagcccccagataTTTAATTACTCATCCCTGGTCATTGGAAAA GCTCAGAAGATCTCCTCTTCACATCTGTGA